Proteins from one Corticium candelabrum chromosome 4, ooCorCand1.1, whole genome shotgun sequence genomic window:
- the LOC134178841 gene encoding transmembrane protein 42-like: MFFYACAAGLCGALASTTAKLTSSPSTALTHRSLCWFLRQTNDIHQPCEGPTLIVSRILWCSLTILLNVLMWLTFTRSLQHSSSSSEALVINLATNFCLSALIGVVFFGECLSVLWCVGATMIVCGIAIMQRANCAQEEDKKKRS; this comes from the exons ATGTTTTTCTATGCGTGTGCTGCTGGTCTTTGTGGTGCTCTAGCGTCGACGACTGCAAAGTTAACTAGCAGCCCATCTACTGCTCTAACCCACCGTTCGTTATGTTGGTTTCTGAGACAAACCAACGACATCCACCAACCGTGTGAAGGACCC ACGCTTATTGTAAGCAGAATATTATGGTGTAGTCTTACCATCCTCCTCAATGTCCTAATGTGGTTAACTTTCACTCGAAGTTTGCAGcactcatcatcatcatcagaggCTCTGGTCATCAACCTTGCAACAAATTTTTGTCTCAGT GCACTCATTGGGGTCGTTTTCTTCGGtgagtgtttgtctgtgttgtggtgtgttggAGCGACGATGATTGTGTGTGGCATTGCAATCATGCAAAGAGCAAACTGTGCACAGGAAGAGGACAAGAAGAAGCGATCGTGA
- the LOC134178840 gene encoding tumor susceptibility gene 101 protein-like: MSQRHMESQIKEHLTKNKYNYKDQARKDVLNAILNFRELKPEVDTLVQNNGQAKRLVCLDGTIPVNYRGTKYNIPIRVWLQTNHPYSPPICYVRPTTSMSVKVSKHVDQSGLIYLPYLHEWKHPASDLCGLIQMMCIRFGEQPPVYSRPAQLQPPQTGGYPIQRGPAPHMGGHPSSSYGYPQPPFGHPPVAGQYPPAGFMPMPSPGQGAPRGVSQPYAPSSYSATPYPPSSAANLPYPTGPARPQLPQPIPQHPQMPQHQHPQPGHPTTATNYDVGTSYPPATSYPPATSYPPATSYPPATSYPPATSYPPATSYPPANRSPLESVAPVAAGIVAAHTQTLKEDDPQLQSEMEKVKRMSLQTSVEERLKCQMKEVFERSQSEMQSLQSTKDELVRGSRKLNEMLNTLDKKQREVEESIKVLTTKDEEIREALQKLENASDGLTIDETVIATAPLYKQILDLFAEENAIEDTIYYLTEGLRNGVLSVEVFLKHVRDLSRRQFMLRALMQKARHTAGLGEL; the protein is encoded by the coding sequence ATGAGCCAACGTCATATGGAAAGCCAGATAAAAGAACACCTTACTAAGAACAAATACAACTACAAAGATCAAGCCCGCAAGGACGTTCTCAACGCAATCCTCAATTTCAGAGAATTGAAACCCGAAGTTGACACTCTGGTGCAGAACAACGGTCAGGCGAAGCGTCTAGTGTGCTTAGACGGGACCATTCCGGTCAACTATAGAGGGACGAAGTACAACATTCCGATCCGTGTGTGGCTACAGACCAACCATCCTTACAGCCCGCCCATTTGTTATGTCAGACCGACGACGAGTATGAGTGTTAAGGTGTCTAAACATGTGGATCAGTCTGGTCTCATTTACTTGCCCTACCTTCATGAGTGGAAGCATCCTGCGTCGGATCTGTGTGGCCTCATACAGATGATGTGTATCAGGTTTGGAGAACAGCCGCCTGTTTATTCCCGGCCTGCACAGTTGCAGCCGCCGCAGACTGGTGGATATCCGATACAACGTGGACCTGCGCCACACATGGGTGGTCACCCTTCGTCGAGTTATGGGTATCCTCAGCCACCGTTTGGTCATCCGCCGGTAGCCGGTCAGTATCCGCCGGCTGGTTTTATGCCAATGCCGAGTCCTGGACAAGGAGCTCCACGTGGTGTAAGCCAACCTTATGCACCTTCTTCGTACTCTGCTACGCCTTATCCTCCATCGTCGGCTGCAAACTTGCCGTATCCAACTGGACCCGCCAGACCTCAATTACCTCAACCTATACCACAGCATCCACAGATGCCACAGCATCAACATCCACAACCAGGGCATCCTACTACTGCAACTAATTATGATGTAGGTACTTCGTACCCACCTGCTACATCGTATCCCCCTGCTACATCATATCCTCCTGCTACATCGTATCCCCCTGCTACATCGTATCCCCCTGCTACATCGTATCCCCCTGCTACATCGTATCCCCCTGCTAATCGATCTCCTTTAGAGAGTGTCGCTCCAGTTGCTGCGGGTATCGTTGCTGCACACACTCAAACATTGAAGGAAGACGATCCTCAACTACAGTCAGAAATGGAGAAGGTCAAACGAATGTCCCTGCAAACTAGTGTGGAAGAACGACTGAAATGTCAGATGAAGGAAGTATTTGAGAGGTCACAATCAGAGATGCAATCTCTACAATCTACGAAGGACGAACTGGTAAGGGGCAGTCGGAAACTTAATGAAATGTTAAACACATTGGACAAGAAGCAAAGAGAAGTTGAAGAGAGCATTAAAGTTTTGACGACAAAAGATGAAGAAATTCGCGAAGCTCTTCAGAAGCTCGAGAATGCATCAGACGGGTTAACGATTGATGAGACAGTCATAGCTACGGCTCCACTATACAAGCAAATCCTTGATCTTTTTGCAGAGGAAAATGCCATCGAAGACACAATTTACTACTTGACTGAGGGACTTCGTAATGGTGTGCTGAGTGTGGAGGTTTTTTTGAAGCATGTGCGTGACTTGTCGAGGCGACAGTTCATGTTACGTGCTCTCATGCAGAAAGCAAGACACACAGCTGGACTAGGCGAGCTATAA